A region of the Mytilus galloprovincialis chromosome 1, xbMytGall1.hap1.1, whole genome shotgun sequence genome:
ATAAACATATCAATACATGCTCCTTCGTTTCAATTTGATCGTCACAAACAAAACAAGTTTGTTGATCTATTGGGAGACTCTCATAGCTTCCTGTCTCCAACCGGGCAAACCGCAGCGTACTTGTATTTATTATTGTACATATTGTATTGATGATGAAACATGTTAACAGAATTATCATTACTTCTTCAATCCTTATCTTAATGAATGTAAGTTTAAAGAAATACTACTGtattatatatcttaataaagacaacagtaatcttacactgttcaaaagtcatacataaattgaatgagagaaaaaaatcacgGTTACAAACCAAAATCGAAGGAAACACAACacatataaaaggaaaacaacgatacaacagaaacactgaggcGCAACAAAAAACGTAAGAAATTCATATTTGTTTACAATGGACTCCATTAAAATTATTTACCATTGCATTGATGTATGGGCAATCATAACTAAGATTAACCTAGTCTAACATTATTTAACAAGTTTGTTAAGTGGTATAGGTAATGTAGTTACTGCCTTCAAACACTGAAGTTAacgttgtgagtttgaacccctCACGTGCCAACTACGCTCGACTTCAATTCTATtagactaggattgtcagtttcccTACCTAATGTCGATGGTTGACAATCACGAAATAACAAAATAGTGCAGAAAATGGAGttgaataacaataaataaaccaataaaaatatGTAGAGTGTTTAACGTTTATTATTCAACGACTATGAAAGTGTAAAATTTGGGTACAATTGTGTTGACATTTTGTGCatattaaaataatacattatttaATAGCGTCATTCTTGTTTTGCAAACTACAAGTAGGGGTTAAAAATCGATAATGTAAAATATCTATGAGGAAGTACAAATGATGAAAGATGTTGCACACTCAAGCTATTTTACATATTCAGTAAAAATTAACAAAGACAACATATGTAATAATGTAATAATGATTTCACACCTACAACATTCCTCGAGTATTTAATTGCACATGCTATTTAAGTAGCcccttcattttaaaaatttatcttTTTAACATCAGGTCTGCTATAAAACACTTTGGcaagtattcatttattttctaagAAACGAAAATCCGTTTGATATGAAATTGTCAGCTTATTTTGTTGTCCAATCTAaagtttttacaatttttgttttttttactttcgttgtttttagtttatgtactgattttatctgtttttattggTTTAAATGGAAAGCTGACTCAATagtttttctctcttttttttccACCCTCGAAGACGATGCATTATTTTCTGAACGTTCAATGAGTTATgtgattgttttacaatatttatatcaaaataaggagatgtggtatgattgccaattagattCTATCCACTAAAATTCAATGAAGTGGATGTATGCCATAATAGACAACAGAACGGCacgagaaaaacccataccgtgtAATCGGCTATAAGATAACCCGAcctgaaaataaatcaaatacattaGAACTCTATTACTCataagaataaaataatttatggtttaaataaataaacaagagTAGGTAGAGAACGCAGGAAATGTGATTCTGAAATAATCCttccaaatatatattttttttataatcttaattaaaACCACATACAGACATTTGAATGTCGGAcagaaaaaaagatattgcaACGAATTTTTTTAAAGCATTGAGTGATATTTCGTTGTACAGAAAGTCAAATTCACTTTTTTACAACATATAGCACTGTTGTTGGTATCCTGGAAAATAGTGCATAATCTTAATTAACTCCATCCTCATAGGGCATAAGTTGCCTTATAGAAAATCCAATCCGTCTGTTCGGTTGTTGATGGTGACCTCGAACTTTTGTATTATCATATTTGAGATGCGTAAAGCGAACAATTACAATTTGTTATTTAATGCACACAAGAACAAAAGCGCCTGCTACTGAGTGACGATTCCCATCTGAATAACCTTGAATATAATGGATGTTTACAAAATTTCGTTATAGTATTACAGTATCATGACGAACATTTGTTGTTTGATTGTAATCATCCTCTGCACAATACGTGTTTCTAATGGCGGAAGTAAGTTTTCTTTATGTTTTATCGTATACAGGTAGGTGTTATCATTACTTATACACCATGTGCACTAAATGactaaacaagatttttttttactgcttATTGTCTGCTAAAAAGAttattattttaatgatttaCTACTGAAAATAAGGCGAAAGTCAATACCAGTGCTGCATAAAGATAAGTTTGAACCTGGTTATATTCCTAAAAAAGCTTTTTTTCTTATTGTATAATGCAGAGTTTGGAGCTCATAGTGTCACATTGTATTTAAGAACTATATTCTTTAGGACTCACTAGAAATTGTATGGCTGCCAATGGATCTTGTGGGAGAAAAGCTTCTACTTGTAAAGATGTGTTCGGTGCAGAATGGATAGCTAAAGGAAAATGTTGTGATAAAAGACCATGTTGTAAacatataaatcatgtaaatcgTAAGTTGTTATAATAAAAGTTCAGaaacttatgttttaatttgcataaggacagtctatttgaagatgtgtgtgataaggatgattgccgttataattattattgaaatgtAATCACCTATCACTGTCACCAAACGTATACACAAAAGAAGTGAGTGTATGATatgggacgaataactggacacttcattgatgagtttatcccaaaactCCTGTCTATAGAAGGACCGGTCTTTAATAAGCGAACATcttaaaccccgcccagtcaagtgaaataaatctagtaatataTATAAACTAATATTATACGTTTACCACTGCATGTTATCTGTCAGCCTTTATTTGTATAGTATAATGGTCGATTGCTGGATAAAAGAAAACTAATGTTTATtctgattataaaaataatatgcatgtataaaaagaatatatatataaccgTAAAATACAACGtagatattcatttttaaaaagccTAGTATTGATTAATTGTCAGGTTATTAAGCCAAAAAGAAAGATTTACCCTTTTTTATAAATCAGTTTTGTTTACCCTGTCACGGAGAGTATGGGAGAGGCAATGAAGATGCCTTTGAATGTTCAATTCTTGAACAGTTTACATCTGATTTTGTCTTGCTACTAATCTGTAGTGCGAGAGAACTGTACAGTACTGTCAATTCATACTATTAGGATTACTGCAATATTTTCTGTATACCTTTTATTAATACGATAAATTTGATATTCTTTCAGTTGTTTGTGGTTGTCCTTTGGGGTTTACAAGGATACCAGCGGATAGTGGCAACTGTTATTTCACATGTGACTCATTTTCTAATTGGCAAGCAGCACAGGTATGCTTATTCATACATACTTCATAACCGTCCGTATCATAGTATTCATTTGTCAATTCGTTCGATAGTTACAGGTACAAAACTTTTACCGTCAGAATGTTAAATCGGTGGACGTACGTTCACTATTGATATTAACAGTTTTCCTATTAGTTATTTATGTTATTCCAGAATACCGAGATCGTAAAATTTGCAGACGACGAGATAAAGTATCATGTATTTCAGGCGAGCTGTTTCCAATTTTTTGATTATTATGTCGACGAGTTTAACATATGAAACAAGAATATTTCCCTATTTACCAATGTTCCTGTTTTGAACATATaaacaccgaatagcaagctataaagggcaaaTTAAGCGGGTATATAACACATTAACTAAGTATTCAAAAATCAGTTGTATATTGAAATCACTTCATATTAGTACAGAAACATCAAGCTTTTCAATAATCGTCAAAAtactaattataaaataaaattaatctcgAAATTGTtagattcaaatttaaaaaaaaatccattgtgtccAGCGTGTCAAATAAGacatattttctacatttgatgcAGATCAAACGAGTAATACTATTTTAAACAAGCGTTTGATACATCATTAATCAATatcatcttgttttttttattcttgattGATAcataaatattcatgttttgacAGTTAGAATGCAGAGGGAAGGATGCATACCTCTGGGAACCAAATACTATTGAAGAAGCAGATCAACTTAGAAGAGTGCTACTAGATAGCAGGGGTAATTTACCTTTATATTCAAAGGACTAATAAGTATTTGTTGCTTAGCTCCTAgtttttattt
Encoded here:
- the LOC143082317 gene encoding uncharacterized protein LOC143082317: MAANGSCGRKASTCKDVFGAEWIAKGKCCDKRPCCKHINHVNLVCGCPLGFTRIPADSGNCYFTCDSFSNWQAAQLECRGKDAYLWEPNTIEEADQLRRVLLDSRDRYWTGASDQANEDILPSFEQGSGLPFTLPTSSDSPSSNCVTYEHRFVFRTCQHNFKCVCERVCVV